A part of Planctomycetia bacterium genomic DNA contains:
- a CDS encoding UvrD-helicase domain-containing protein yields the protein MDDFQTNIQVRLNVVSYDRIQADVTRFQQALNWEELYQYIRLFWMLRRGEVMKDLTDSQRAERKHFQDFRIAIKDPYLGICDAHRFLLPPVPRTLDDTPVTLQPVCDEPTSLSDAPSRACASLVTPQNRVILAQVNEHQLVIAPPGTGKTHAVIQRLVQLAGPNHLRGDLSTVLVVSFSRAAAAELSQRLALEMVRREGAIYQHPRISTLDSLTGVLLGSLLSNGAQTGYDANVRLLAQILEGGKGAEVQAEAVRLIRQRVRLVVIDEVQDVVGVRARLIRNLLSALSGTKHGVLILGDLRQAIYGFALEGMPLEERSMDAFWLIRELKVIYNDLELLAFTEQFRFSHSCKRLMVNLQTAMDDQAGNKLPGEHPDRNMLRSLLEEQPVLEDPLELANEDSRKTRVAILARTNREVRQLEVGCSILKERFNRPLKVVAESDGRGYPGWIGRVFGSLNTTERYTRAGFLEAYATRVSRTVNEASKNLDWLTTAFSINANGFLLNDIIEGIDRNPVVPTDLREQPQAGEVWISTIHQAKGREFDVVVIANLDRILDQRSSDPEECRLAYVAATRARREVYRCSGSYWLPNVFNWKFEFFDIGGLNDAAEVVAQQEFVAMQEALWREFRRLGRLRIHYAGDGRFGLEVAGLASTWKFGPGFTVEFADFVRKHLGVEDALNCQYSVRIIDVRTFVTGNPAFPFVLLPELSGCIERIGNR from the coding sequence ATGGATGACTTTCAGACCAATATCCAGGTTCGACTTAATGTAGTCAGCTATGATCGCATACAGGCCGATGTAACTCGTTTCCAGCAAGCCCTCAATTGGGAGGAGCTGTACCAGTATATCCGTCTGTTCTGGATGTTGCGGCGTGGCGAAGTGATGAAGGACTTAACGGATTCGCAGCGGGCTGAGCGCAAGCACTTTCAGGATTTTCGGATCGCGATTAAGGATCCTTACCTAGGTATCTGTGACGCTCATCGATTCCTTCTTCCGCCGGTTCCTCGCACTCTTGATGACACACCCGTAACCTTGCAACCCGTATGTGACGAGCCGACTTCTCTGTCAGACGCTCCCTCCCGAGCATGTGCGTCGCTCGTCACCCCACAAAACCGCGTCATATTGGCGCAAGTGAACGAGCATCAACTAGTAATTGCGCCGCCGGGCACAGGCAAGACGCATGCCGTAATTCAACGGCTCGTACAACTTGCCGGTCCCAATCATCTGCGTGGCGATCTTAGCACGGTCTTGGTCGTGAGCTTCTCGCGAGCAGCAGCTGCAGAATTGAGCCAGCGGCTGGCGTTAGAAATGGTGCGGCGAGAGGGCGCTATTTACCAGCATCCTCGTATCTCTACTCTCGACTCACTCACAGGTGTACTTTTAGGCTCTTTACTTTCCAACGGCGCGCAAACAGGGTATGACGCCAATGTCCGTTTGCTGGCACAGATATTGGAAGGTGGCAAGGGTGCTGAAGTGCAAGCTGAAGCAGTGCGGCTCATTCGACAGCGAGTGCGGCTGGTCGTCATAGACGAAGTCCAAGATGTCGTCGGGGTACGGGCGCGCTTAATTCGCAACTTGCTCAGCGCATTGAGCGGTACAAAGCATGGAGTTCTGATCCTTGGCGATCTTCGTCAGGCGATCTATGGATTCGCGCTAGAAGGCATGCCGCTCGAAGAGCGGTCTATGGATGCCTTCTGGCTGATACGTGAGCTTAAAGTCATCTACAATGATCTTGAACTGCTCGCTTTTACAGAACAGTTCCGATTCAGTCACTCCTGCAAACGTCTAATGGTCAACCTGCAGACTGCGATGGATGACCAAGCTGGAAACAAACTTCCCGGAGAGCATCCGGATCGAAATATGCTCCGGTCATTACTTGAGGAACAGCCAGTCCTCGAAGATCCTCTAGAATTGGCTAACGAAGATTCGCGCAAGACGCGTGTCGCCATTTTGGCTCGAACCAATCGGGAAGTACGACAGCTTGAGGTAGGGTGCTCGATATTGAAGGAGCGGTTCAATAGGCCGCTTAAGGTTGTGGCAGAATCTGATGGCAGAGGGTATCCTGGCTGGATTGGGCGCGTATTTGGGAGTTTGAACACCACCGAAAGGTATACACGCGCCGGGTTCCTCGAGGCATACGCGACGCGAGTATCGCGTACTGTTAACGAGGCATCGAAAAACCTAGACTGGCTAACTACTGCATTCAGCATTAATGCAAATGGGTTTCTTTTAAACGACATCATAGAGGGTATTGATCGAAACCCGGTTGTACCCACTGACTTGCGGGAGCAACCTCAGGCAGGAGAAGTATGGATCTCAACGATCCATCAAGCTAAAGGCCGCGAGTTTGATGTCGTAGTAATCGCAAACCTTGATCGCATTCTCGATCAACGAAGTTCCGACCCCGAGGAATGTCGCTTGGCTTATGTTGCCGCTACCCGAGCACGTCGAGAAGTTTATCGATGCTCGGGTAGCTACTGGCTCCCGAATGTCTTCAATTGGAAATTCGAGTTCTTCGATATTGGCGGATTGAATGACGCCGCCGAAGTTGTGGCCCAGCAAGAATTCGTCGCAATGCAGGAGGCGCTATGGCGTGAATTCCGCCGGCTTGGACGCCTTCGCATTCACTATGCCGGTGATGGCAGATTCGGCCTCGAGGTTGCGGGATTAGCATCAACGTGGAAGTTTGGACCTGGATTTACTGTCGAGTTCGCCGACTTCGTGCGCAAACATCTTGGAGTCGAAGACGCCCTTAATTGCCAGTACTCCGTCCGGATTATAGATGTGAGAACATTTGTTACGGGAAACCCGGCATTCCCCTTTGTGCTCTTACCGGAACTTTCAGGGTGCATTGAAAGGATAGGCAATCGATGA
- a CDS encoding Hsp70 family protein: MLWIGIDFGTTNSASAMIEQQRFAETLGGPTGDLPIPSMISYFQDAYRYGFDALKASLTDGDNSLIITGLKPQLGRAPELRIGPKTFHTEELVTRFLKSLIEQLFGGRPAPDMLGAVIATPVEFPPAHRQALLRAARGAGISQVEFVYEPTAAVYSAIQHGDFPEGPVGVIDWGGGTVDITIVRCARSPNRIEDLNVNARSSGLGGRDLDLRILSKALSRCPDAQSWFDSANRSIQSSILSRLERGKIAYLSTGSLANNTDFWQQDTPPELYPYFKLTGPMIEECLDWFVDKVRRLAIETTRSANLAIEDVAHYLLVGGPPQSAMVRKKLQMIWPQARELVVENRQRATVRGCAILAERGFELALSADIAIRQFDDRLHYVLRKGQPFPRGSGELTYREYKYRVTDLAAPQAVLEVGYVPDRGQYEPLEILSVPVVHRRDPDLRSAIPYDVRLRVGLDEYLYVTAMAIGRIQLDGLDNYQETREQVELSRIPLALVPGTSRSTHG; the protein is encoded by the coding sequence ATGCTCTGGATTGGGATCGACTTCGGAACAACGAATTCAGCCTCCGCAATGATCGAACAGCAGCGCTTTGCTGAAACACTCGGAGGACCGACCGGCGATCTTCCAATACCGTCAATGATCTCTTATTTCCAAGATGCCTATCGATATGGCTTCGATGCGCTAAAGGCGTCTCTAACGGATGGTGACAATAGCCTAATCATCACCGGACTCAAGCCGCAATTAGGCCGAGCTCCGGAACTTCGCATAGGCCCGAAAACGTTTCATACCGAAGAACTTGTCACTCGCTTCTTGAAATCATTGATTGAGCAGCTTTTCGGCGGCCGTCCAGCACCGGACATGCTCGGAGCCGTGATTGCCACTCCCGTGGAGTTCCCTCCCGCCCATCGGCAAGCCCTACTCAGAGCTGCGAGAGGCGCTGGTATATCACAAGTTGAGTTTGTCTATGAGCCAACTGCGGCGGTGTATTCCGCGATTCAACACGGCGATTTTCCAGAGGGACCAGTCGGTGTGATTGATTGGGGCGGCGGAACTGTAGATATCACAATCGTGCGTTGCGCCCGCTCACCAAACCGCATCGAGGACCTAAACGTAAATGCCCGGAGCTCAGGTCTTGGCGGCCGGGACCTCGACTTGCGGATCCTTTCAAAGGCGCTTTCCCGATGCCCAGATGCTCAGTCTTGGTTTGACTCAGCGAATCGGAGCATACAAAGCTCGATACTGAGTCGTCTGGAGCGCGGGAAAATAGCCTATCTGTCTACGGGCTCGCTGGCCAACAATACTGACTTTTGGCAACAGGATACCCCGCCGGAACTCTATCCATACTTCAAGTTGACGGGGCCGATGATTGAAGAGTGCCTTGATTGGTTTGTCGACAAAGTCCGCCGGCTCGCGATAGAAACTACGCGTAGCGCCAATTTAGCGATTGAAGATGTTGCACACTATCTGCTTGTGGGCGGACCGCCGCAGTCAGCAATGGTACGCAAGAAGCTGCAAATGATTTGGCCGCAAGCGCGAGAGTTGGTTGTAGAGAATAGGCAGCGGGCCACTGTCAGAGGATGTGCAATTCTCGCCGAGCGTGGTTTTGAACTAGCCCTATCAGCAGATATCGCTATACGGCAATTCGATGATCGACTCCACTATGTGCTTCGCAAAGGGCAACCGTTTCCGCGAGGAAGCGGAGAGCTAACCTATCGAGAGTACAAGTATCGGGTAACCGACTTGGCTGCGCCGCAAGCCGTTCTAGAAGTCGGCTACGTACCCGACAGAGGGCAATATGAGCCGCTGGAAATATTATCGGTGCCAGTAGTACACCGCCGTGATCCCGATCTACGAAGCGCCATACCCTACGATGTGAGATTACGAGTTGGCCTAGATGAATATTTATATGTCACTGCAATGGCAATCGGTCGGATACAACTTGACGGCTTGGACAATTATCAAGAGACCCGGGAACAAGTTGAACTTAGTCGCATTCCACTTGCGTTAGTACCGGGCACAAGCAGGTCGACTCATGGATGA